The Coffea arabica cultivar ET-39 chromosome 1e, Coffea Arabica ET-39 HiFi, whole genome shotgun sequence genome has a window encoding:
- the LOC140011097 gene encoding protein disulfide-isomerase 5-1-like, producing MSKVVHLLLLMFASFFLLNPIINSKAEVITLTADTFNDKVNEKDTAWFVQFCVPWCKHCKNLGTLWEDLGKAMEGEDEIEIGQVDCGTNKEICNKVDIHSYPTFKLFYNGEEAAKYKGARDVESLRLFAVEETEKAATKAQLDSDQEL from the exons ATGTCAAAAGTTGTTCATCTTCTCTTGTTAATGTTCGCTTCTTTTTTCCTGTTAAATCCGATAATCAACAGTAAAGCCGAGGTTATAACCCTAACAGCTGATACCTTCAATGACAAG GTGAACGAGAAAGACACTGCTTGGTTTGTGCAATTTTGTGTTCCTTGGTGTAAGCACTG TAAAAACCTCGGGACGCTGTGGGAGGATCTGGGGAAAGCAATGGAAGGAGAAGACGAGATAGAGATTGGACAAGTTGACTGTGGTACGAACAAAGAGATATGCAATAAAGTTGACATTCATTCATATCCCACATTCAAGCTCTTCTACAATGGAGAGGAAGCTGCAAAATATAAAG GAGCAAGGGATGTGGAATCACTAAGACTATTTGCTGTAGAGGAAACAGAAAAGGCAGCAACAAAGGCGCAACTTGACAGCGATCAGGAGCTGTAG
- the LOC140011096 gene encoding elongation factor 1-alpha-like, translating to MGKEKVHINIVVIGHVDSGKSTTTGHLIYKLGGIDKRVIERFEKEAAEMNKRSFKYAWVLDKLKAERERGITIDIALWKFETTKYYCTVIDAPGHRDFIKNMITGTSQADCAVLIIDSTTGGFEAGISKDGQTREHALLAFTLGVKQMICCCNKMDATTPKYSKARYDEIVKEVSSYLKKVGYNPDKINFVPISGFEGDNMIERSTNLDWYKGPTLLEALDQIQEPKRPTDKPLRLPLQDVYKIGGIGTVPVGRVETGVLKPGMVVTFGPTGLTTEVKSVEMHHEALQEALPGDNVGFNVKNVAVKDLKRGFVASNSKDDPAKGASSFTSQVIIMNHPGQIGNGYAPVLDCHTSHIAVKFSEIVTKIDRRSGKELEKEPKFLKNGDAGFVKMIPTKPMVVETFSEYPPLGRFAVRDMRQTVAVGVIKAVDKKDPTGAKVTKAAAKKGAK from the exons ATGGGTAAGGAAAAGGTTCATATCAACATTGTGGTCATTGGTCATGTCGACTCTGGGAAGTCGACCACTACTGGTCACTTGATCTACAAGCTTGGAGGAATTGACAAGCGTGTGATTGAGAGGTTTGAGAAAGAAGCTGCTGAAATGAACAAGAGGTCATTCAAGTATGCTTGGGTGCTTGACAAGCTCAAGGCTGAGCGTGAACGTGGTATCACCATTGATATTGCCTTGTGGAAGTTTGAGACCACAAAGTACTACTGCACTGTCATTGATGCTCCTGGACATCGCGACTTTATCAAGAACATGATTACTGGTACTTCTCAGGCTGATTGTGCTGTCCTTATCATTGACTCCACCACTGGTGGTTTTGAAGCTGGTATTTCTAAGGACGGTCAGACCCGTGAGCATGCTTTGCTTGCTTTCACCCTTGGTGTCAAGCAAATGATTTGCTGCTGCAACAAG ATGGATGCCACCACTCCCAAGTACTCCAAGGCACGTTatgatgaaattgtgaaggaaGTGTCTTCATACTTGAAGAAGGTCGGATATAATCCTGACAAAATAAACTTCGTCCCTATCTCTGGATTTGAGGGAGACAACATGATTGAGAGGTCTACCAATCTTGACTGGTACAAGGGCCCAACCCTCCTTGAGGCTCTTGACCAGATCCAGGAGCCCAAGAGGCCTACAGACAAGCCACTCCGTCTCCCACTTCAGGATGTGTACAAGATTGGTGGCATTGGAACTGTCCCCGTGGGACGTGTTGAAACAGGTGTTCTCAAGCCTGGTATGGTTGTGACCTTTGGTCCAACTGGTCTGACAACTGAAGTTAAGTCTGTTGAGATGCACCATGAAGCTCTTCAAGAGGCACTTCCTGGTGACAATGTTGGTTTCAATGTGAAGAACGTTGCTGTGAAGGATCTCAAGCGTGGTTTTGTTGCTTCCAACTCCAAGGATGACCCAGCCAAGGGAGCTTCCAGCTTTACCTCCCAGGTCATCATCATGAACCACCCAGGCCAAATTGGCAATGGATATGCCCCTGTCCTTGATTGCCACACTTCTCACATTGCTGTCAAGTTCTCTGAGATCGTGACCAAGATTGACAGGCGATCTGGCAAGGAGCTTGAGAAGGAGCCCAAGTTCTTGAAGAATGGTGATGCTGGTTTTGTCAAGATGATTCCCACCAAGCCCATGGTGGTTGAAACTTTCTCAGAGTACCCTCCCCTTGGTCGTTTTGCTGTTAGGGACATGCGACAAACTGTTGCTGTTGGTGTTATCAAGGCTGTTGACAAGAAGGATCCTACTGGTGCCAAGGTCACCAAGGCTGCTGCTAAGAAGGGTGCCAAATGA